Below is a window of Struthio camelus isolate bStrCam1 chromosome 14, bStrCam1.hap1, whole genome shotgun sequence DNA.
CATCTCTCAAAGTTGGATTTGAAAGGAGAGGTTGGGTAATTAATTCCCCGCTTAAGATGCAGCGTTATGGAAACCTGCCAAGATCAGATGATCACCAGAGTTGGGGACATCACTTCTAGAAAAAGCTAAGGCAACAAAGTGGCTCTGTAGGTCTTGGGGGACAAAGCAGTGGAGCATCTGGAAGATGAGACCAAAGCTCACATAGTGCCCTGGGAAGGGAGTGAAGATAGCAGTTGTGTTGAGTGTGAGGCTTGGAGTGTAAAGCTGCGGAGAACCAAACTTTTTGTTTGGGGCTACATCTCACTCCTGACTCCAAGCCTGCTCCTGGACTGCTTCTAGATAGTGTGGTAAGTGTTGGACAAGTGGGCGTTGATGTGAgttttttttctcacaaaaaagATTGCTATGCAAATACACAGACTATGCACAGATTATTAACTCATTTCAAGCAAACAGGTTCAAAAGGAGACTACGTAAGGTAACAGAGGCTAGATTCATCAGACTCTTAAGTGCGTTGGATCTAGCGCACTGTCTGAGTATGGGAGTAAtatgcaaggagagagagagatctatACTCACCTTGTTACCCATAAGCTTGGGAAAAGAGCGGTCAATTCCAAAAGTATATTTCTAGGATGCCCTGGGGCACCTTAAAGTGCCCTCTTGACTGTAGAAGAAAGAGTAtggtggtgtgtggttttttttcttttacactcTAAACTAAAATGAAGTATGTTTGGATACAAgtctaaaaatattttgcccATGTTATTAATCATTGTGTAAGTGCACAAGCTAGAAAATACAGTTGAATAACTTGGACAATAAATGGAATTAAGTGGAATAAGTAAATAATGAAATGCCAACTGGGCTGTAGTTATCACTgccaaagaaatatttctgaagtttaaattaaaaaaaaaaaaaaaagctgcaatgtTGCCCTTTAGAACATGACAGAGATTCAGGTTACGCTTACAGCTTTTCCTGTGTTGGCGCCTGGTTGTATAGTGCTACTATTAACACTTGGTTTCTCCGCTTTGCGTGGAAAGAGCCAAGCATTAGTTTCAGCTTATTATTTCTTAGTGCCTGTCACTGTCAAGCGATCCTGGAGCCCTTTAGAGGACTGGGGTTGGAAGCAGTAAAATCAGTCTTTAGGGCATACATAATAAGAATGAAGCAAACTCCTGCGCTCTGCACCAAGATAAATTTAACATCAGAATTGTAATGCATGTGACCTCAAAGACTTGCTATAGCAAGGCCTATGCTGAAATAACACTCTAGCAAGGCATATAGTTCTGGAGGCTGTCTTTTGGTTTCCAAGGCTGTAATCTGTTGGCATGAGCCCATAGAACTTTCTGAGGATGGAGGAGAGACGTAGTTCAGGCACTGTTGTATTTctgctgagaagagaaaaaagtgcaACACTAGCAAATGCACCGTCTACTCTGCCTGTGTTGTCAGCCAGGCACTTCGGGAGTGACtcagtttcctttcctttggtAAAGGATTAGTATGTGGAATCATAAAACTGAGCCTAAGAGGCCATGGGCATAGACCTCCAGTGGTTGGATCACGTTGAATTGTCGACACTTGCTGATCTCTAATTGCCGAATTGATATCGTTGCAGGTTCAGGTCCAGGTCCAGCAGTCACCGCAGCAGGTCTCCGCCCAACAGCTCTCTCCCCAGCTCACTGTCCATCAAGCTTCAGAGCAACCAATACAGGTCCAAGTGCAGATCCAGggccaggcacagcagcaggcaTCCCAGACAATACAGAGTCAATCTCTTCAGAGCCCCAGCCCgtctcagctgcaggcagctcaaaTCCAAGTGCAGCATGTGCAGACTGCCCAACAGATCCAGGCTGCTGAGATACAGGAGGAACATATACAGCACCAGCAGATCCAGGCCCAGCTTGTGGCAGGGCAAGCCATTACTGGTGGCCAGCAGATACAGATCCAAACAGTTGGGGCACTGTCGCCTCCACCTTCTCAACAAGGCTCTCCACGAGAGGGAGAGCGGCGGATCAGCACTGCTAGCGTTCTTCAGCCAGTGAAGAAACGCAAAGTGGATATGCCTATTACTGTATCGTATGCTATTTCAGGGCAGCCAGTTGCCACAGTGCTGGCCATTCCTCAGGGCCAGCAGCAAAGTTATGTCTCTTTAAGGCCAGACTTATTAACAGTGGACAGTGCCCACCTGTACAGTGCCACTGGGACCATTACTAGCCCCACTGGAGAGACTTGGACCATCCCCGTTTACTCTGCTCAACCACGTGGTGACCTTCAGCAGCAAAACATAACTCACATCGCCATCCCTCAGGAGGCCTACAATGCCGTCCACGTCAGCGGCTCACCAACAACGCTGGCTACCGTGAAGCTGGAAGACGACAAGGATAAGATGGTGGGAAGCACTTCGGTAGTGAAGAACTCGCATGAGGAAGTGGTGCAGACTCTTGCTAATTCACTCTTTCCAGCACAGTTTATGAATGGCAACATCCACATTCCAGTGGCAGTGCAAGCTGTGGCAGGGACATACCAGAATACAGCGCAGACGGTGCACATATGGGAcccacagcagcaacagcagcagcccactccccaggagcaggggcagcagcagcagcagttacaaGTCACTTGCTCGGTAAGCTGAACTGCTTCTTGGTCTCAGTCCTTGATTAATGACTTGCAAATGCTATGGAGAGAGAGGATATCTGCAGTCAGCTGGTATCGAGGAAGCAGAGATGTGTCTCATCCCAGTAGTCTGGGCGTGACATATGGCATTTGACTCCTGACAGATGTAGGACCGGGCTATGTTCATGCTGGAACATAATTATAAGATGCAAAAATTGAAAGAAGAAAGCTCTGTGTTGATCTTTGTAGTGTAAATAATAGATGTATGCTCATTGCTAGCTTCTTCATGGCAGGTACTCTGAGTTCTGCGGGGTTCTCCTGAGCCCTTCTAGGGATTGCAGTGGAAAGATAGGGACAGTTGCCGCAAAAAGTCATTTGTGCAAATACGAGTCATCTAGTCATCGGTTACTTTGCATCGTGCAGCATTTGGAGACCTTAGCAGATCTGTGCTTAGGTAAAGCGTTGAAATCTGACTGTCAGAGCTAACTTTATGGATTAGATGCATCTATCTGTAATGCTGCATCCTGTTTCCAGTAAGTGCCTGGTGGGCAAGAACACAGAAGCGAGCAGTGGCAAGTAAGCAAGCATGTCTTTGTAGAGTGCTTGGCAAACACAGGAGCCAgaattgctgctgttttttaaagattttattgcTATCTATAAGCCATAGATTATTTTAAGCTGGCTTTTAAAACTTGAATAATTAGGGCTGTTAACGCCCTGTCTTATATGTGCAAGGACGAGTAGTAGTTGTTGTTTGTTATTGCCAGAAAGTCAAAAGTGATGGATCTGtcagagcctttttttcctgaatggaaTGGGGGTGAAAATATCCAAGTCTGCTAGCATAAATGTTAAGATTAAACATTATTATAAATTCCTTCCCAAGCATTTACCAGCAACGCTGTTGGCTTTGTAATAATTTGTAGTGGTGTATATGCCCGCTACTTCATCAGTAAGCACTGAGACAAGGAGGATTACTTTTGTTAGTCATATTTGATTGTTTCCGAACTGAGTCAGCTTCTTGATGGGCTAAAGCATCTCTCCTCAGTGAAAAGGGTTCCTTGCATCTCTAGAGCAATTTTCAGTAGCTGGAAGCCTCTTTCATAAAGCTATATTTTAAGCTACAGCTTTTGGGCCTTGTTATTGTAGAtgtgacttttttcttctccactgtTTAAAGAGCCTTTTGTATCGCATCTGTTCCCTATATTGCTACTTTAGAGAACACTTAATCGCTGTCAGCTGCTTGAACAAACTAAGTTGATAGAACTTTTTGCCTTCCTGCTAAATAGGATTGCTAGGCTTGTTCCAAGTTACCTTAAGAGCTTCAGTCTCATTCAAAGAATCTTTTCTGAAGTATGAATTCTACAATGGGATGTAGTATATAATGTGGTCTGTAGTGGTCACTTGCAAAGCTTCTACTAAATGCGGTGTGTTCCTTCGCACAGTGGTCCACAGTTCTTAGGCATCTTAGGTATTTCCTCTTACTGTTCCTTGACTTCCTCTTACTCTTCCTTGAGTAGTGGGTCTTGCATAATCCCCAAAATAGATGTGCAAGTTGAGGAGGCATCTGTCCTTCCTCTAAGAGGGCAATAAAGCTATTAGGGACAACCCCCAAAAGTTGGATGTTTACCTAGAATGCAGCTGTGAGACTGAGAAGGAAGCTCCTTCCTTGCCCCACGCTGTCCTCTGGCATTGTGCTGCAGTGGGAATATTGTGAGAACCTTGACGTGCTGCCATGGAATGAGCTTAGTTCTTCCAGTGACTCTTTCGAACCTCATTCTTGCTGTGTTATGGTTCCTGCCACAGTGTCAGCTTAACTGCTGCCAATCTGGGCAAGTTGCAGCTATTTTGCTCTATTTGTGAAAAATGTAAGTCATTTAAGCAGTCTCCAGCTCAAAGAATTAACTTCTGCCTGTTTGCTTGCCTTCAAACTAGATGAGCAAGCTGTGGGATTATGGCAGAAGATTGGCACTTTGGGGTGAAGGAGGTGGTTGGCTGTGAAAAGCTTTCTGCTCCATGGGGAGCAATGAGGCAGCATTCAGGAGGAGAATGGAGGAACAACCCTAGCTTCTGCAAAGACGAGATGTCAGTTCACCCTTAGCGTCCTGTCCTCTTTAAGACAGGAGCTTGCTTGACAAATTAAGCTTTGTCGCCATCTGCCTTGATTAAAAGTTGAGCCCTTCCAGTTACAGTCTCCCTGTGGAGCTATGGTAGACGCCTCTGGCGATGCAGGGGCCGATATGCAAACAACTGCTAAGAGCTGATGCAAAAGACTGTGTCAGAGGCAGTCAGTCTGTCTGAAAGCTCCTGTCTGAGGCTCTTAAAGACTTTGCCTCTTCTGCTAGTGGTTGTTGTTATCCTAGGTAAGGTACAAACATTACTAAAGTCTCTATACCACTTTCATTATCGTCTCTAATGCTGTCAGAGCAATGTTCACTAATAATTCACTCTCTTGGCAGTATCAAAGCAAAAGTTACTTATTGTAGCAAAGCCTTGCTTTTTTGGGGTGGCTCttaagaaggagaaaggaaaactacTGATGAAAGAATTGCTGTCTCTGTAATGTTCAGAGGAGCTGATGAGAATGATCAGCTGTTTGACTAAGGGCTGTGTAAAATTTCAGGTTAATCTTAGTCAAGGTGACCATGGGACTTTGTGGCACAGGACTGAGAAGCTATAGGTCTCACTGCTCTTCCTGGATAGGTGTCATCGGTGCctgtaaaataagttttcagttaGACATAGTAATCCTTGATGACGTAAGGTCTTGTGGCAAAGTAAACTTCTGAAGGGTCTGAAGACCTATTAGTAGCTATTTGCAGAACAGTTGCTAGTCTGCCTTAGCAGTGATTTCAGTGGTTTGTGAGAGCGTGTCGTTGCAACTGAACTTATGTTTTCATGCTGGCGATCTAGGCTATTACTGCTTTATACCTCTTACAAATAAGTTGCAGATGATGCTGGAAATCCAGTAGCGGAGACTGTTGGTATTAATAGTATCGCGGTGAAGGGCAACTGTAAGTTGTATagcgtatttttttttctgcctgcccGTTACGTACAGTATAATCGACATCCTGCCTACATCCTATCAACAGCCTGCCGTTGCTGGGCAAGGGTGGGGACGTTGCCAGCAGTGTGCCGCACGTGTGCATACCCAGAACCCTGGCCCAGGCAAGACAGGGCTGTCTAGGCTCAGAGCAGTGATGATCAGTGAAGCTGATGCCAccttgctgctctttgcagctggTCTCTAGCTGCTGGCCCTCAAGGCTGTCTGCAAGGGGCCTagggctgctcctgctgtggtGAGATGGCCTTTTGTGATGGTTCACTATGTTAGCTGAAACTGACAAAAATGTGTCAGGCTCCAAAATCTAGTAGTCCTCTATTTCGCTATTTAAGAGGAGACCAGAAGTCTGTCCTTGAGAGGGTATTAACCCTGTGAAGACCCTTGCCTTTGAACATACTGGCTAGCTTTTCCATAGTATGACTGCAAGAAGGGGTCATGCCCAGTATATCTCTTGTGATGTTTTGCAAGACTCCTAAATACCTTGAACTGCAGGTTGTATGGATTCACTGAAGGATTACAGATAGGCCCATTCAAACCAAAAACATTCTTGGAGAGACGAATACTATTTTATGAGCAACAATCCAGGTTAGACAGCAAAGGCTGCGTTCCTTGGAGTAATCTCTCTCTAGAGAAGAGTGTTGCAAAAGGCTGATGTGCTAGGACTAGAGGCAGTAGTACTACATGACTTGGATTTTGTCTAGAGGTTGCATATCAAGGTCTACGTGTATataactgaaatgttttctttcatagGCTCAAACAGTTCAGGTTGCTGAAGTTGAACCACAGCCGCAGCCACAGACTTCACCTGAACTTCTGCTTCCAAACTCTCTgaagccagaagaagggcttgaAGTTTGGAAAAGTTGGGCACAGACCAAGAatgcagagctggaaaaggaaGCCCAAAATAGGCTAGCCCCTATTGGAAGTAAGTGTCAGGACAATGttgcctttatttcttttcaagtagGAATTAGGCAATGACCAAAACATTAGTCGTTAACCTCTCTGTTGGGAGAATACCTTTCTGTTTCATCAGTGATTGTTTTGATTTCAGTTTAAACTTTGAATTACTTTGCAATATTATTGCATGATCCGGCTGCCTTAGAACATGTTTCAAGAGGTATGTTAGCTCTGTGCTGAGCTAGCTTGAGCACCTAGGTAGGTGGCAGTAGAAAAGGGGGTTGTGTGACTGTGATGCATGAAAGAACAAAATGGCTGTGCTTGCCAGTCAAATGGGTAGAACAGTCATGgagttgctgtttttctgttgctgcagGGCAGTGTTTTGTTGTGGACAGGGAGAAAGGAGGTAATCATCATGCAGTTGGCAGGGCAGAGAGTCTTCCTCATGTGTTCTTGCCCATTTATCTTCTAGTAGCTCTGACAGCCTAAGATTTATTTCAGCTTTCCTTATAACACTGAGAGAGCGAGATAGTCCTGAGCCTGCTGGATAGAGTGGTGAAGCTGGAGAAGTGGAATATCATTCCCGAAAGATCAGGACTCTTGATACggctttgttctgttttccagggCGTCAGCTGCTGAGGTTCCAGGAAGATCTCATCTCTTCAGCTGTGGCTGAGCTGAATTATGGTCTATGCTTAATGACACGAGAAGCTCGAAATGGTGATGGTGAACCTTATGATCCAGATGTGCTCTACTATATCTTCCTGTGTATTCAGAAGGTAGGGGGGAGGACAGCTGTATGTGCAGCTGAGCTGTGCATGTTGTCAGAATGTGTGGAGAGcgttccattttttttaaaaatggaggcTGTGGCTTTTATTGAGCTTCCCAACAATTTCATAGGAAAAAGTCCGTTTGCTAAACGGTAACTTTAAGTGCAGATAGTCTGATATCTAACTAGTAGGCAACAACGCTTCATGGGTTAAGACTGTGAAGAATTGTTAGTAACTGAATTCAGTAGCATGAAAACGAAGTTTAAGGCAAGAACTTAACTTTGTACGATGTGGGAAATTTGGGCTGCCAAAACTAGTGTCCTGGAGGAGGTACAGGAACAGAGCTAAAGTCTGATAGGAAAACCAGGCATCTATTTCCTCATCCAAAAGTCTGAAAGAGCCTAGTGTCCACAGGACAGTCATGTAAAATAACTTCCAGTgaattcctttaaaatgaaaggtgAAATCTAACTAGCTTTAGTTTTTACgatgtttttccttcttgtcttACCATTGCCATGATAGTAGTTGAGGTTACTTATTTTGTTCTGGCCTCAGCACAAGCATCCCCAAACTCTTCTAGCTGGGACGTATGGATCGAAGTGCTATCCTGTAAAGTGTTCAAATAACTGGATATGCAGGCTCTTAGGATAAAGTCTGGTCTGAAAGGAGTGTACTCACTGCCACTCTACTGGCCCGTGTTGTGTGAATCTCTTACAGTATCTCTTTGAGAA
It encodes the following:
- the QRICH1 gene encoding transcriptional regulator QRICH1; translation: MNNSLENTISFEEYIRVKARTIPQHRMKEFLDSLASKGPEALQEFQQTATTTMVYQQGGNCIYTDSTEVAGSLLELACPVTTSVQQQTQQEQQIQVQQPQQVQVQVQVQQSPQQVSAQQLSPQLTVHQASEQPIQVQVQIQGQAQQQASQTIQSQSLQSPSPSQLQAAQIQVQHVQTAQQIQAAEIQEEHIQHQQIQAQLVAGQAITGGQQIQIQTVGALSPPPSQQGSPREGERRISTASVLQPVKKRKVDMPITVSYAISGQPVATVLAIPQGQQQSYVSLRPDLLTVDSAHLYSATGTITSPTGETWTIPVYSAQPRGDLQQQNITHIAIPQEAYNAVHVSGSPTTLATVKLEDDKDKMVGSTSVVKNSHEEVVQTLANSLFPAQFMNGNIHIPVAVQAVAGTYQNTAQTVHIWDPQQQQQQPTPQEQGQQQQQLQVTCSAQTVQVAEVEPQPQPQTSPELLLPNSLKPEEGLEVWKSWAQTKNAELEKEAQNRLAPIGRRQLLRFQEDLISSAVAELNYGLCLMTREARNGDGEPYDPDVLYYIFLCIQKYLFENGRVDDIFSDLYYIRFTEWLHEVLKDVQPRVSPLGYVLSSHVTEEMLWECKQLGAHSPSTLLTTLMFFNTKYFLLKTVDQHMKLAFSKVLRQTKKNPSNPKDKSTSIRYLKAFGIHQTGQKVTDDMYAEQTENPENPLRCPIKLYDFYLFKCPQSVKGRNDTFYLTPEPVVAPNSPIWYSIQPISREQMEQMLTRILVIREIQEALAVANASTMH